A genomic stretch from Streptomyces sp. QL37 includes:
- a CDS encoding cell division initiation protein — MDVQKKLDEIVETVGNARSMPMSASCVVNRAELLAMLEEVREALPGSLAHAEELIGGREQLVEQARQEAERIIESARAERGSLISGTEIAQRSQAEADRILSEARREADEVRGEADEYVDSKLANFEVVLTKTIGSVDRGREKLLGRSEGLDEQGYEDPDFAEAPERSADPETLRRRADDYVDTKLGAFEAVLAKTLEAVGRGRQKLHGRVATDELGAHMAAQDAAGGGQHTSDEDHWAGLAELSAPDPRRSPQQPSYAEPAQPDYAPVADYQDPAQTGFPVQGQPDPQYAQTYGYQDQQMQDGYGYQQQPDAYGAYQQQAYDPNQQQEYWPQQGQVPAQQGENALDETSLFDTSMIDLEQLRRYEQGR, encoded by the coding sequence GTGGACGTGCAGAAGAAGCTCGACGAGATCGTCGAAACGGTCGGGAACGCCCGCTCCATGCCCATGTCGGCGTCCTGCGTGGTCAACCGGGCCGAACTGCTCGCGATGCTGGAGGAGGTCCGCGAGGCCCTGCCCGGTTCGCTGGCCCACGCCGAGGAGCTCATCGGCGGCCGTGAGCAGCTCGTCGAGCAGGCCCGGCAGGAGGCCGAGCGGATCATCGAGTCGGCCCGCGCGGAGCGCGGCTCGCTGATCTCCGGCACCGAGATCGCCCAGCGGTCCCAGGCCGAGGCGGACCGCATCCTGTCCGAGGCCCGCAGGGAGGCCGACGAGGTCCGCGGCGAGGCCGACGAGTACGTCGACAGCAAGCTCGCCAACTTCGAGGTCGTCCTCACCAAGACCATCGGCTCCGTCGACCGGGGCCGCGAGAAGCTCCTGGGCCGGAGCGAAGGCCTCGACGAGCAGGGCTACGAGGACCCGGACTTCGCCGAGGCCCCCGAGCGCAGCGCCGACCCCGAGACGCTCCGCCGCCGCGCGGACGACTACGTGGACACCAAGCTCGGCGCCTTCGAGGCCGTGCTCGCCAAGACCCTGGAAGCCGTCGGCCGGGGACGCCAGAAGCTGCACGGCCGGGTCGCCACCGACGAGCTCGGCGCGCACATGGCCGCCCAGGACGCCGCCGGCGGCGGGCAGCACACCAGCGACGAGGACCACTGGGCGGGCCTGGCGGAGCTCTCCGCCCCCGACCCGCGCCGGAGCCCCCAGCAGCCCTCGTACGCGGAACCCGCGCAGCCGGACTACGCGCCGGTCGCCGACTACCAGGACCCCGCGCAGACCGGCTTCCCGGTCCAGGGGCAGCCCGATCCGCAGTACGCGCAGACGTACGGCTACCAGGACCAGCAGATGCAGGACGGCTACGGCTACCAGCAGCAGCCCGACGCGTACGGCGCCTACCAGCAGCAGGCGTACGACCCGAACCAGCAGCAGGAGTACTGGCCGCAGCAGGGCCAGGTCCCCGCCCAGCAGGGCGAGAACGCGCTCGACGAGACCAGTCTCTTCGACACCAGCATGATCGACCTGGAACAGCTGCGCCGCTACGAGCAGGGGCGCTGA
- the rsmD gene encoding 16S rRNA (guanine(966)-N(2))-methyltransferase RsmD → MTRVIAGSAGGRRLAVPPGTGTRPTSDRAREALFSTWEALLGTLDGVRVADLYAGSGAVGLEALSRGAAHALLVEADAKAARTVRDNIRSLGLPGAEFRAGKAEQIVTGPAPSDPYDVVFLDPPYAVTDDDLREILLTLRAQGWLTGDALVTVERSTRGGEFSWPDGFEPQRARRYGEATFWYGRAASTCEDAR, encoded by the coding sequence ATGACCCGCGTGATCGCCGGCTCGGCCGGCGGACGCCGCCTGGCCGTCCCGCCCGGCACCGGCACCCGCCCCACATCCGACCGTGCGCGCGAGGCCCTGTTCTCGACCTGGGAAGCGCTCCTGGGCACCCTCGACGGCGTCCGTGTCGCCGATCTCTACGCGGGCTCCGGCGCGGTGGGCCTGGAGGCGCTCTCGCGCGGAGCGGCCCACGCGCTGCTCGTGGAGGCCGACGCCAAGGCCGCGCGCACCGTCCGCGACAACATCCGCTCCCTCGGTCTGCCCGGCGCCGAATTCCGTGCGGGCAAAGCCGAGCAGATCGTGACGGGACCGGCGCCCTCGGACCCGTACGACGTGGTCTTCCTCGATCCGCCGTACGCCGTGACCGACGACGATCTTCGGGAGATCCTGCTCACACTCCGTGCTCAGGGGTGGCTCACGGGCGATGCCCTCGTCACGGTGGAACGGAGCACCAGAGGCGGAGAATTCAGCTGGCCCGACGGATTCGAGCCACAGCGGGCCCGCCGGTACGGCGAAGCCACGTTTTGGTACGGTCGCGCCGCCTCTACGTGCGAAGACGCACGATGA
- a CDS encoding DAK2 domain-containing protein, with translation MPQSPDDLDAVAVRTWCSLALEALGRERVAIDAINVYPVADGDTGTNLYLTVESAAAAVEAVFAAHETGSTVPGPADAVRAMAHGALIGARGNSGTILAQLLRGMASVLSESGDARHLRTALTEAAAAARLAVAHPVEGTVLTVATAAAEAAAATEGSARLTEVAEAAYEGARTALAATPGQLAVLGRAGVVDAGGQGLLTVLGALLEAVGGRVRERAVAPGPEVLPLTGDCADAGPDSGPAFEVIYLLEAADDAVARLRSRLDALGDSLVVVGGDGLWNVHVHVDDAGAAVEAGVEAGRPYRIRITHFAADRGSAHREPAQRAVVVVVPGDGLSGLCAEAGATTVLARPGEPPASGELVDAIRRAHAREVVLLPNDAQLRHTAAAAAEQARGEGIRVALVPTRAAVQGIAALAVHEPGRSFDEDVVAMTSAAGATRYAELAVAERQSWTMAGICQAGDILGLIDGDVAVIGEDVPGTARTVLDRMLSAGGELVTLILGEDVPDALADELSEHVREGYLAVDTVVYRGGHQAAPLLIGVE, from the coding sequence GTGCCGCAGTCGCCCGACGATCTCGACGCCGTCGCGGTGCGCACCTGGTGCTCACTGGCCCTGGAGGCCCTGGGCCGGGAGCGGGTGGCCATCGACGCCATCAACGTCTACCCCGTCGCCGACGGGGACACCGGCACCAACCTCTATCTCACCGTCGAGTCGGCGGCCGCTGCCGTCGAAGCTGTCTTCGCCGCCCATGAGACCGGCTCCACCGTGCCCGGCCCCGCCGACGCCGTACGGGCCATGGCGCACGGCGCGCTGATCGGGGCCCGGGGCAACTCCGGGACCATCCTGGCCCAGCTCCTGCGCGGCATGGCCTCCGTGCTGTCCGAGTCGGGTGACGCCCGTCACCTGCGGACCGCGCTGACGGAGGCCGCCGCGGCGGCGCGGCTGGCCGTGGCCCATCCCGTCGAGGGCACGGTCCTCACCGTCGCCACCGCCGCGGCCGAGGCGGCCGCGGCCACCGAAGGGAGCGCCCGGCTCACCGAGGTGGCCGAGGCGGCGTACGAAGGGGCGCGCACCGCCCTGGCGGCCACCCCCGGCCAGCTCGCCGTCCTCGGGCGGGCGGGCGTCGTCGACGCCGGCGGGCAGGGCCTGCTGACCGTGCTCGGCGCACTGCTGGAAGCGGTCGGCGGGCGGGTGCGGGAGCGCGCCGTCGCCCCCGGCCCCGAAGTCCTGCCGCTGACCGGCGACTGCGCGGACGCGGGCCCGGACAGCGGCCCGGCCTTCGAGGTCATCTATCTGCTGGAGGCCGCCGACGACGCGGTCGCCCGGCTGCGGAGCCGGCTCGACGCCCTGGGGGACTCACTCGTCGTGGTCGGCGGCGACGGCCTGTGGAACGTCCACGTCCATGTCGACGACGCCGGGGCGGCCGTCGAGGCCGGGGTCGAGGCCGGCCGGCCCTACCGGATCCGGATCACCCACTTCGCCGCCGACCGGGGCTCCGCCCACCGTGAACCCGCCCAGCGTGCGGTCGTCGTGGTCGTACCCGGCGACGGGCTGTCCGGCCTGTGCGCCGAGGCCGGGGCGACCACCGTGCTGGCGCGTCCCGGCGAGCCGCCCGCCAGCGGCGAACTGGTCGACGCCATCCGCCGGGCCCACGCCCGCGAGGTGGTCCTGCTGCCGAACGACGCACAGCTGCGCCACACCGCCGCCGCTGCCGCCGAACAGGCCAGGGGCGAAGGCATCCGCGTCGCCCTGGTCCCCACCCGCGCCGCGGTCCAGGGCATCGCCGCGCTCGCCGTCCACGAACCCGGCCGCAGCTTCGACGAGGACGTCGTCGCGATGACCTCGGCGGCCGGCGCCACCCGGTACGCCGAACTGGCCGTCGCCGAACGGCAGTCGTGGACCATGGCGGGCATCTGCCAGGCCGGCGACATCCTCGGCCTGATCGACGGCGACGTCGCCGTCATCGGTGAGGACGTCCCCGGCACCGCCCGCACGGTCCTGGACCGGATGCTGTCGGCGGGCGGCGAACTCGTCACCCTGATCCTGGGGGAGGACGTGCCCGACGCCCTCGCCGACGAGCTGAGCGAACACGTCCGCGAGGGCTACCTCGCCGTCGACACGGTCGTCTACCGGGGCGGCCACCAGGCGGCGCCCCTGCTCATCGGCGTCGAGTGA
- the coaD gene encoding pantetheine-phosphate adenylyltransferase, translated as MRRAVCPGSFDPITNGHLDIIGRASKLYDVVHVAVMINQSKKGLFTVDERIELIREVTADFGNVEVESFHGLLVDFCKQRDIPAIVKGLRAVSDFDYELQMAQMNNGLSGVETLFVPTNPTYSFLSSSLVKEVATWGGDVAHLLPPTVHEALVERLGEK; from the coding sequence TTGCGCCGCGCCGTCTGTCCGGGGTCGTTCGACCCCATCACCAACGGACATCTCGACATCATCGGACGAGCCTCGAAGCTGTACGACGTCGTGCACGTCGCCGTGATGATCAACCAGTCCAAGAAGGGCCTGTTCACCGTCGACGAGCGTATCGAGCTGATCCGCGAGGTCACGGCGGACTTCGGCAACGTGGAGGTCGAGTCCTTCCACGGCCTGCTGGTCGACTTCTGCAAGCAGCGCGACATCCCGGCGATCGTGAAGGGCCTGCGGGCCGTCAGCGACTTCGACTACGAGCTGCAGATGGCCCAGATGAACAACGGCCTCTCGGGGGTCGAGACGCTCTTCGTGCCGACGAACCCGACCTACAGCTTCCTGTCGTCCTCCCTGGTCAAGGAGGTCGCCACCTGGGGTGGCGACGTGGCTCACCTGCTGCCGCCGACGGTCCACGAGGCCCTCGTGGAGCGTCTCGGCGAGAAGTGA
- the recG gene encoding ATP-dependent DNA helicase RecG, which translates to MDRVSAFDEPLKKLLGGATAKVMAEHLDLHTVGDLLHHYPRRYEERGRLTALTELPLDEHVTVVAQVADARIMMFNNGRGKRLEVTLTDGSGRLQLVFFGHGVHKPHKELLPGRRAMFAGKVSVFNRKMQLAHPTYQLLDTRDEDDPAEVTEAVDAFAGQLLPIYPACKQLDSWRIAKAVDTVLPSAREAVDPLPPTLREGRGFVPLPEALLRIHRPHTKADIAAARDRLRWDEAFVLQVALARRRYADTQLPAVARRSVSGGLLDAFDAKLPFTLTEGQQKVTGEIFGDLATEHPMHRLLQGEVGSGKTMVALRAMLTVVDAGGQAAMLAPTEVLAQQHHRSVTEMMGELAEGGMLGGSDLGTKVVLLTGSMGTAARRQALLDLVTGEAGIVIGTHALIEDKVQFHDLGLVVVDEQHRFGVEQRDALRSKGKQPPHLLVMTATPIPRTVAMTVFGDLETSVLDQLPAGRSPIASHVVPAKDKPHFLSRAWERVREEVENGHQAYVVCPRIGDDADEAEKKKGKRKAAPEDDAEKRPPLAVLDIAEQLAKGPLAGLRVEVLHGRMPPDDKDDVMRRFAAGQADVLVATTVIEVGVNVPNATAMVIMDADRFGVSQLHQLRGRVGRGSAPGLCLLVSEAHEASPARARLSAVAATLDGFELSRIDLEQRREGDVLGQAQSGVRSSLRVLSVIDDEEVIAAAREEAVRVVADDPGLDRLPELRTALDALLDKNREEYLDKG; encoded by the coding sequence ATGGACCGCGTGTCCGCTTTCGATGAACCCCTGAAGAAGCTGCTCGGCGGAGCCACCGCGAAGGTGATGGCCGAACACCTCGACCTGCACACGGTCGGTGATCTGCTGCACCACTACCCGCGGCGCTACGAGGAGCGGGGCCGCCTCACGGCGCTCACCGAGCTCCCGCTCGACGAGCACGTGACGGTCGTCGCCCAGGTCGCCGACGCGCGGATCATGATGTTCAACAACGGCCGCGGCAAGCGGCTGGAGGTCACCCTCACCGACGGGAGCGGCCGGCTCCAGCTGGTCTTCTTCGGGCACGGCGTCCACAAGCCGCACAAGGAGCTCCTGCCCGGCCGCCGGGCGATGTTCGCGGGCAAGGTCTCCGTCTTCAACAGGAAGATGCAGCTGGCCCACCCCACGTACCAGCTCCTCGACACGAGGGACGAGGACGACCCGGCCGAGGTGACCGAGGCCGTCGACGCCTTCGCCGGGCAGCTGCTGCCGATCTACCCGGCCTGCAAGCAGCTGGACTCCTGGCGGATCGCCAAGGCCGTCGACACGGTCCTGCCCAGCGCGCGGGAGGCGGTGGACCCGCTGCCCCCGACGCTGCGCGAAGGGCGCGGCTTCGTGCCCCTGCCCGAGGCGCTGCTCAGGATCCACCGCCCGCACACCAAGGCGGACATCGCGGCCGCACGGGACCGGCTGCGCTGGGACGAGGCCTTCGTCCTCCAGGTCGCGCTCGCCCGCCGCCGCTACGCAGACACCCAGCTTCCCGCGGTGGCCCGCAGATCCGTCTCCGGCGGCCTGCTCGACGCCTTCGACGCCAAGCTGCCCTTCACGCTCACCGAGGGCCAGCAGAAGGTCACCGGAGAGATCTTCGGTGACCTGGCGACGGAACACCCGATGCACCGGCTGCTGCAGGGCGAAGTGGGCTCGGGGAAGACGATGGTCGCCCTGCGCGCGATGCTCACCGTCGTCGACGCGGGCGGCCAGGCGGCGATGCTCGCCCCCACCGAGGTGCTCGCCCAGCAGCACCACCGGTCCGTCACCGAGATGATGGGCGAGCTCGCCGAAGGCGGGATGCTCGGCGGCTCCGACCTCGGCACGAAGGTCGTCCTGCTCACCGGCTCCATGGGCACGGCGGCCCGCCGGCAGGCGCTGCTCGACCTCGTCACCGGCGAGGCCGGCATCGTCATCGGCACCCACGCGCTGATCGAGGACAAGGTGCAGTTCCACGACCTCGGCCTGGTCGTCGTCGACGAACAGCACCGCTTCGGCGTGGAACAGCGCGACGCGCTGCGCTCCAAGGGCAAGCAGCCGCCCCACCTGCTCGTCATGACGGCCACCCCCATTCCCCGTACGGTCGCGATGACCGTCTTCGGCGATCTGGAGACCTCCGTCCTGGACCAGCTCCCCGCCGGCCGTTCGCCGATCGCCAGCCATGTCGTCCCCGCCAAGGACAAGCCGCACTTCCTCAGCCGCGCCTGGGAGCGCGTCCGCGAGGAGGTGGAGAACGGCCACCAGGCGTACGTGGTCTGCCCCCGCATCGGGGACGACGCCGACGAGGCCGAGAAGAAGAAGGGGAAGAGGAAGGCGGCCCCCGAGGACGACGCGGAGAAGCGGCCGCCGCTCGCCGTGCTGGACATCGCCGAGCAGCTCGCCAAGGGCCCGCTGGCCGGGCTGCGCGTCGAGGTCCTCCACGGCAGGATGCCGCCCGACGACAAGGACGACGTCATGCGCCGGTTCGCCGCCGGCCAGGCCGACGTCCTGGTCGCCACCACCGTCATCGAGGTCGGGGTGAACGTCCCCAACGCCACGGCGATGGTGATCATGGACGCGGACCGCTTCGGGGTGTCCCAGCTGCACCAGCTCAGGGGCCGCGTCGGACGAGGCAGCGCTCCCGGCCTCTGCCTGCTGGTCAGCGAGGCCCACGAGGCGAGCCCCGCCCGCGCCAGGCTCTCCGCGGTCGCCGCCACCCTCGACGGCTTCGAGCTCTCCCGCATCGACCTCGAACAGCGGCGCGAGGGCGATGTCCTGGGCCAGGCCCAGTCCGGTGTCCGCTCCTCCCTGCGGGTGCTCAGCGTCATCGACGACGAGGAGGTCATCGCGGCCGCCCGCGAGGAGGCCGTCCGCGTCGTCGCGGACGACCCCGGCCTCGACCGCCTGCCGGAGCTGCGCACGGCGCTGGACGCCCTCCTCGACAAGAACCGGGAGGAGTACCTCGACAAGGGGTGA
- a CDS encoding thiamine-phosphate kinase, translating to MKGTVGELGEFGLIRELTSRLTTTPAVRLGPGDDAAVVAAPDRRVVASTDILLEGRHFRRDWSTAYDVGRKAAAQNLADIAAMGAVPTALLLGLVVPSDLPVTWAAELMDGLRDECQVAGAAVVGGDVVGGDTITVAITALGDLRNHEPVTRAGARPGDVVAVTGWLGWSAAGFAVLSRGFRSPRAFVEAHRRPEPPYHAGPAAAGLGATAMTDVSDGLVADLGHIAEASKVRIDLRSGLIDIPSQMSDIGQAVGVDPLQWVLTGGEDHAIVATFPADVKLPARWKVIGEVLNPSALPQVTVDGAPWTSKGGWDHFGSIEDA from the coding sequence GTGAAGGGAACCGTGGGCGAGTTGGGGGAGTTCGGGCTCATCAGAGAGCTCACGTCCCGGCTCACCACCACTCCGGCGGTACGGCTGGGACCCGGCGACGACGCCGCGGTCGTGGCCGCTCCCGACCGCAGGGTCGTGGCCAGTACGGACATCCTGCTGGAAGGGCGGCACTTCCGCCGCGACTGGTCGACGGCGTACGACGTCGGCCGCAAGGCCGCCGCCCAGAACCTCGCCGACATCGCCGCCATGGGCGCGGTGCCCACGGCGCTGCTGCTCGGGCTCGTCGTGCCGTCCGACCTGCCGGTCACCTGGGCCGCCGAGCTCATGGACGGACTGCGTGACGAGTGCCAGGTCGCCGGTGCGGCCGTCGTCGGCGGCGACGTCGTGGGCGGCGACACCATCACCGTCGCGATCACCGCGCTCGGCGACCTGCGCAACCACGAACCCGTCACCCGGGCCGGCGCCCGGCCCGGCGACGTCGTGGCCGTCACCGGGTGGCTCGGCTGGTCCGCCGCCGGATTCGCCGTGCTCTCCCGGGGATTCCGCTCGCCGCGCGCCTTCGTCGAGGCGCACCGGCGCCCCGAACCGCCGTACCACGCGGGCCCCGCGGCCGCCGGCCTCGGCGCCACGGCCATGACCGACGTCAGCGACGGGCTCGTCGCCGACCTCGGGCACATCGCCGAGGCCAGCAAGGTCCGTATAGACCTGCGGTCCGGGCTGATCGACATCCCCTCGCAGATGTCCGACATCGGGCAGGCCGTCGGGGTCGACCCGTTGCAGTGGGTGCTGACCGGGGGAGAGGACCACGCGATCGTGGCGACGTTCCCCGCCGATGTGAAGCTCCCCGCGCGCTGGAAGGTCATCGGAGAGGTACTCAACCCGTCGGCGCTGCCCCAGGTCACCGTGGACGGGGCGCCCTGGACGAGCAAGGGCGGCTGGGACCATTTCGGATCCATCGAGGACGCCTAG
- a CDS encoding DUF3515 domain-containing protein: MTHTRRRSPRSRVLALSAALWVVAVAGCSAGGDQPSVAVPTPSPEAAGYCGELHEELPETVDDLERSDPSPDSDLTAGWGDGAIVLRCGVPRPARMDDSQSKAVDADGVNWLLEQSDDAGPRFTTTYRKAYVEVTLGTEYAHDITPLSAFAVPVKKTVPDSL, translated from the coding sequence GTGACTCACACCCGCCGCCGGTCCCCCCGTTCCCGTGTTCTCGCCCTGTCCGCCGCCCTGTGGGTCGTCGCCGTGGCGGGCTGTTCCGCCGGTGGTGACCAGCCCTCGGTGGCGGTTCCCACGCCGTCGCCGGAGGCCGCCGGGTACTGCGGGGAACTGCACGAGGAACTGCCGGAGACCGTGGACGATCTGGAACGGAGTGATCCCTCACCGGATTCGGACCTGACCGCCGGCTGGGGGGACGGGGCGATCGTACTGCGCTGCGGTGTCCCCCGGCCCGCGAGGATGGATGATTCCCAGTCGAAGGCCGTCGACGCGGACGGCGTCAACTGGCTGCTGGAGCAGTCCGATGACGCCGGGCCGCGGTTCACGACCACCTACCGCAAGGCGTATGTCGAGGTGACGCTCGGGACGGAGTACGCCCATGACATCACCCCGTTGTCCGCGTTCGCCGTGCCCGTGAAGAAGACCGTCCCCGACAGTCTCTGA
- a CDS encoding Lrp/AsnC ligand binding domain-containing protein: MVQAYILIQTEVGKASTVAETIAKLPGVIQAEDVTGPYDVVVRAQADTVDALGRMVVAKVQQVDGITRTLTCPVVHL, translated from the coding sequence GTGGTACAGGCGTACATCCTCATCCAGACCGAGGTGGGCAAGGCGTCGACCGTCGCCGAGACCATCGCAAAGCTCCCGGGAGTGATCCAGGCAGAGGACGTGACAGGCCCCTACGACGTGGTCGTGCGCGCGCAGGCCGACACGGTGGACGCGCTCGGCCGGATGGTGGTCGCCAAGGTCCAGCAGGTGGACGGCATCACGCGTACCCTGACCTGCCCGGTCGTCCACCTCTGA
- the rpmB gene encoding 50S ribosomal protein L28: MAANCDVCGKGPSFGNNISHSHRRTSRRWNPNIQRVRAVVGRTPKRLNVCTSCIKAGKVAR, encoded by the coding sequence GTGGCTGCCAACTGCGACGTTTGCGGCAAGGGGCCGAGCTTCGGCAACAACATTTCGCACTCGCACCGCCGTACGTCCCGTCGCTGGAATCCCAACATCCAGCGCGTGCGTGCCGTGGTCGGTCGGACGCCGAAGCGGCTCAACGTCTGCACCTCGTGCATCAAGGCCGGCAAGGTCGCGCGCTGA
- the thiD gene encoding bifunctional hydroxymethylpyrimidine kinase/phosphomethylpyrimidine kinase, translated as MTAPAPIPPRVLTVAGSDSGGGAGIQADLKTMLALGTHGMSVLTAVTAQNSLGVQGAWELPADAVRAQYRSVVDDIGVQAVKTGMLSSAALVDTVAELLAGTGAPVVVDPVGVSKHGDSLLAAEALDSVRTKLLPVATVATPNLDEVAQLTGVTVTDEPGMRRAAAAILGHGPRWVVIKGGHLPGEAVDLLTDGSEEHWLRAPRLDNRHTHGTGCTLASAIACGLARGQDVPTAVRGAKEYVTGAIRAGFALGGGIGPVDHGWRTRTAG; from the coding sequence ATGACCGCACCTGCCCCGATACCGCCCCGTGTCCTCACCGTCGCCGGATCCGACTCCGGCGGCGGTGCGGGCATCCAGGCCGACCTCAAGACGATGCTGGCCCTCGGCACCCACGGAATGAGCGTGCTGACCGCGGTGACCGCCCAGAACTCGCTGGGCGTGCAGGGAGCCTGGGAGCTGCCGGCCGACGCCGTGCGCGCCCAGTACCGCAGCGTCGTCGACGACATCGGAGTCCAGGCCGTGAAGACCGGCATGCTGTCCTCGGCCGCGCTCGTCGACACCGTCGCGGAACTCCTCGCGGGGACCGGCGCCCCCGTCGTGGTCGACCCCGTCGGGGTCTCCAAGCACGGGGATTCGCTGCTGGCCGCCGAAGCCCTCGACTCCGTACGCACGAAGCTGCTGCCCGTCGCCACGGTCGCCACCCCGAACCTCGACGAGGTGGCCCAGCTCACCGGCGTCACCGTCACCGACGAACCGGGGATGCGCAGGGCCGCCGCCGCGATCCTCGGCCACGGACCGCGCTGGGTGGTGATCAAGGGCGGCCATCTGCCCGGCGAGGCCGTGGACCTGCTGACGGACGGCAGCGAGGAGCACTGGCTGCGCGCCCCGAGGCTGGACAACCGGCACACCCACGGCACGGGCTGCACCCTCGCCTCCGCCATCGCCTGCGGACTCGCCCGCGGCCAGGACGTCCCGACCGCCGTAAGGGGCGCGAAGGAATACGTCACCGGCGCGATCCGGGCCGGCTTCGCGCTGGGCGGCGGGATCGGCCCCGTCGACCACGGCTGGCGCACCCGCACCGCCGGCTGA
- a CDS encoding D-alanine--D-alanine ligase family protein, with protein MSSQNLPQSPESPLSSEQSSEPGRKPRVAVVFGGRSSEHGISVVTAGAIMSAIDRTKYDVLPIGITRDGRWALTSDDPARMAITDRQVPDVDQLADSTRGAVTISVDPGNRDVVVSEPGAVPTVLGEVDVVFPMLHGPYGEDGTLQGLLELSGVPYVGAGVLSSAVGQDKEYMKRVFTSFGLPVGPYEVVRPREWESDRPAARKRIMEFAAEHGWPLFIKPARGGSSMGITKVDDAAGLDEAIEEARRHDPKFLVESLLRGREIECGVLEFEDGPRASVPAEIPPVTAHDFYDFEAKYIDSAAGLVPAPLTEDQTAEVRRLAVEAFEAASCEGLVRADFFLTEDGTFVINEINTMPGFTPISMFPRMWQASGVEYPELVDRLITSALNRSTGLR; from the coding sequence ATGAGCAGCCAGAACCTCCCCCAGAGCCCTGAGAGCCCGCTGAGCTCCGAGCAGAGCTCCGAGCCGGGCCGCAAGCCGCGCGTGGCCGTCGTGTTCGGCGGCCGCAGCTCCGAACACGGCATCTCGGTCGTCACGGCCGGTGCCATCATGAGCGCCATCGACCGGACGAAGTACGACGTCCTGCCGATCGGCATCACGCGGGACGGCCGTTGGGCCCTCACGTCCGACGATCCGGCCCGCATGGCCATCACGGACCGGCAGGTGCCCGACGTGGACCAGCTGGCCGACTCCACGCGGGGCGCGGTGACGATCTCCGTCGACCCCGGCAACCGGGACGTCGTCGTCAGCGAACCCGGTGCGGTGCCCACGGTCCTGGGCGAGGTCGACGTCGTCTTCCCCATGCTGCACGGCCCCTACGGCGAGGACGGCACGCTCCAGGGCCTCCTGGAGCTCTCCGGCGTCCCCTACGTCGGCGCGGGTGTCCTGTCCTCGGCCGTCGGCCAGGACAAGGAGTACATGAAGCGGGTGTTCACCTCCTTCGGGCTGCCGGTCGGCCCGTACGAGGTCGTCCGCCCCCGGGAGTGGGAGTCGGACCGCCCCGCCGCCCGCAAGCGCATCATGGAGTTCGCGGCCGAGCACGGCTGGCCGCTCTTCATCAAGCCCGCCCGCGGCGGTTCCTCCATGGGCATCACCAAGGTCGACGACGCCGCCGGGCTCGACGAGGCGATCGAGGAGGCCCGCCGCCACGACCCCAAGTTCCTCGTGGAGTCCCTGCTGCGCGGCCGGGAGATCGAGTGCGGCGTGCTGGAGTTCGAGGACGGACCACGCGCCAGCGTGCCCGCGGAGATCCCGCCCGTCACGGCGCACGACTTCTACGACTTCGAGGCCAAGTACATCGACTCGGCGGCCGGCCTGGTGCCCGCGCCGCTCACCGAGGATCAGACCGCCGAGGTGCGACGGCTCGCCGTCGAGGCGTTCGAGGCGGCCTCCTGCGAGGGCCTCGTGCGCGCCGACTTCTTCCTCACCGAGGACGGCACGTTCGTCATCAACGAGATCAACACCATGCCGGGCTTCACCCCGATCTCCATGTTCCCCCGCATGTGGCAGGCGAGCGGCGTGGAGTACCCGGAGCTGGTCGACCGGCTGATCACCTCCGCGCTGAACCGCTCCACCGGCCTGCGCTGA